One region of Chryseobacterium sp. SORGH_AS_0447 genomic DNA includes:
- a CDS encoding sialate O-acetylesterase encodes MNIYKSKTASFLLVSIFSISMMEAKVKLPALVSDGMILQRNMPLKIWGSADAGEKVNVKFLNKTYTTSADKSGNWNIMLPELKAGGPYVMTINEITLKDILIGDVWVASGQSNMELPMRRLTPLYSNEIKNANNKNIRFFTVPQKYNFKTPQTELDGGKWQSTDPQTILDFSGVAYFFAKEINAEDKVPVGIIHTSLGGSPVQAWMDTNSLKKYPEYLDEAKKWQNDDLIKSTESGEQAASRAWYTELDQNDPGLAQHWEKADVDDSGWKTLKVPGSWEDQEGSFDGTVWLRKEINVPAGSSGKPAFLNLGRIRDADVTYINGVKVGNVTYEYPPRWYDIPAGVLKDGKNIITVRITNGSGRGQFIADKPYYLEVGGQKIDLTGNWKYKVGAKMSRVAPGQTFIRWKPTGLYNSMINPLTNYKVKGFLWYQGESNTGKPKEYGDLLTTMINDWRNKWNEQNAPFLIVQLANFMETKSQPIESNWAELRDQQRLVSQTIPNTGLAVTIDVGEWNDIHPLNKKAVGDRLAFQALKIADKKKIVADGPVYQSMKTEGNKIILSFKTGTDDLARVAELKGFAIKNSDGSWAWAKAKTEGKKVIVWNEAVKNPVAVRYDWADNPDGNLKNTAGLPASPFTTEKN; translated from the coding sequence ATGAATATATATAAGTCCAAAACGGCCTCTTTTCTGCTTGTCAGCATTTTCAGTATTTCCATGATGGAAGCCAAAGTAAAGCTTCCTGCCCTGGTTTCGGACGGGATGATCCTGCAGAGAAATATGCCGCTTAAAATCTGGGGGTCGGCCGATGCAGGAGAAAAGGTGAATGTAAAATTTTTAAATAAAACCTACACCACCAGCGCCGATAAAAGCGGGAACTGGAACATCATGCTTCCCGAACTGAAAGCCGGCGGACCTTATGTAATGACCATCAACGAAATTACCCTGAAAGACATCCTGATCGGTGATGTGTGGGTAGCTTCCGGACAATCCAACATGGAGCTTCCGATGCGGAGGCTGACACCATTGTACAGTAACGAAATTAAAAATGCCAACAATAAAAACATCCGGTTCTTCACGGTACCGCAAAAATACAATTTCAAAACTCCACAAACGGAGCTGGACGGTGGGAAATGGCAATCCACCGATCCGCAGACCATTCTTGATTTTTCAGGGGTAGCGTATTTTTTTGCCAAAGAAATCAATGCCGAAGATAAAGTTCCGGTGGGAATCATTCATACCAGCCTCGGAGGATCTCCGGTTCAGGCCTGGATGGATACGAATTCCCTGAAAAAATATCCTGAATATCTTGATGAAGCTAAAAAATGGCAGAACGATGACCTGATTAAATCCACGGAATCGGGTGAGCAGGCAGCCAGCAGAGCCTGGTATACCGAACTTGACCAGAACGATCCCGGATTGGCACAGCATTGGGAAAAAGCGGATGTCGATGACTCCGGATGGAAAACCCTAAAAGTTCCGGGATCATGGGAAGATCAGGAAGGATCTTTTGACGGAACGGTTTGGCTGAGAAAAGAAATCAATGTACCGGCCGGATCATCCGGTAAACCGGCATTTTTAAATTTAGGAAGAATAAGGGATGCTGATGTTACTTACATCAATGGCGTTAAGGTCGGAAATGTAACCTATGAATATCCGCCACGCTGGTACGACATTCCGGCAGGTGTACTGAAGGATGGAAAGAACATCATTACGGTCCGCATCACCAACGGAAGCGGAAGAGGGCAGTTCATTGCGGACAAACCATACTACCTGGAAGTCGGAGGTCAGAAAATAGATCTTACCGGAAATTGGAAATATAAAGTCGGCGCAAAAATGTCGAGAGTGGCTCCCGGACAAACCTTTATCCGCTGGAAACCTACTGGATTGTACAATTCAATGATCAATCCGCTCACCAATTATAAAGTAAAAGGATTCCTCTGGTACCAAGGCGAAAGCAATACCGGAAAACCGAAAGAATACGGCGACCTGCTGACGACCATGATCAATGACTGGCGCAATAAATGGAATGAGCAAAACGCGCCATTCCTGATTGTGCAGCTGGCCAACTTCATGGAGACCAAAAGCCAGCCGATCGAAAGCAACTGGGCAGAACTGAGGGATCAGCAGCGCTTAGTTTCCCAGACCATTCCGAATACCGGACTGGCCGTAACCATCGACGTAGGAGAGTGGAATGACATCCACCCGCTGAATAAAAAAGCAGTCGGAGACCGGTTGGCTTTCCAGGCTTTGAAAATAGCCGATAAAAAGAAGATCGTGGCAGACGGACCGGTCTATCAGTCGATGAAGACGGAAGGAAATAAAATCATACTTTCTTTCAAAACCGGGACAGATGATCTTGCAAGAGTAGCCGAATTGAAAGGCTTTGCCATCAAAAATTCAGACGGAAGCTGGGCCTGGGCGAAGGCAAAAACGGAAGGTAAGAAAGTTATCGTCTGGAATGAAGCGGTTAAAAATCCGGTAGCCGTACGCTACGACTGGGCCG
- a CDS encoding glycoside hydrolase family 127 protein produces MLGFATVTFAQVKKSIRYFPLNTVQLSESVFSKAMQADKSYVMAMEPDRLLAPYLKEVGLPAKAANYPNWENTGLDGHVGGHYLSALSLLYASTKDAKVKQRLDYMLDELERCQKASGNGYMSGIPNGKKIWNEIADGNIRASGFGLNDRWVPLYNIHKTYSGLRDAYWYAGSEKAKDMLIRLTDWMANEVSKLSDEQIQEMLRSEHGGLNEVFADVYDITKNKKYLQLAHRFSHQAILNPLLNGEDKLTGIHANTQIPKVIGYKRIADLEDNTSWNAAADFFWHNVTEKRSSAIGGNSVSEHFNPVNDFSSMIKSIEGPETCNTYNMLKLTKQLFATLPKSYYMDYYERALYNHILSTENHEKGGFVYFTPMRPGHYRVYSQPQTSFWCCVGSGMENHAKYGEMIYAHSDQDLYVNLFIPSTLQWAEKKVMLRQINNFPENPETKLVFDLTGNSVLNLKLRSPEWATPSEVKILINGKLQSVQPDADGYYTLTKKWKKGDTVEMKLPMHLTAEQLPDQSDYYAFKYGPVVLAAPYGKENQQGLLADDSRGGHIAHGPQIPLNEIPVIEGNASEVLNHVQPVSGKNLSFSINGLYPSEKYTKGLQLVPFYTIQEERYILYWPQADRDKIQAVQKQRALEEAETRKLDQITIDKIQLGEQQPESDHFFESKDSNTGYMEDRHFRDAKGWFSYRMKNPGKNATFLYVLYFDNNAGRMLNAEINGKKVFAKKLEGKAGNSPQYLLLPVPDSEKSKESLTVKFFAEDQAMTSRIIEVRLLTQNYEKSIK; encoded by the coding sequence TTGCTGGGTTTTGCTACAGTTACCTTTGCTCAGGTGAAGAAAAGCATCCGGTATTTCCCGCTGAATACCGTGCAGTTGTCAGAAAGTGTCTTCAGCAAAGCGATGCAGGCCGACAAAAGCTATGTGATGGCCATGGAACCGGACCGGCTCTTGGCTCCTTATCTGAAAGAGGTTGGCCTTCCTGCTAAAGCTGCTAATTATCCCAATTGGGAAAATACCGGGCTGGACGGACATGTCGGCGGGCATTATCTTTCAGCACTGTCCTTGCTTTACGCTTCTACAAAAGATGCAAAAGTAAAACAACGGCTGGACTATATGCTGGACGAGCTGGAACGTTGCCAGAAAGCTTCCGGGAACGGCTATATGTCAGGAATTCCGAACGGTAAAAAAATCTGGAACGAAATTGCAGATGGAAACATCCGTGCTTCCGGTTTCGGACTGAATGACCGTTGGGTTCCTTTGTATAATATCCATAAAACCTATTCCGGACTGCGGGATGCCTATTGGTATGCGGGAAGTGAAAAGGCAAAAGATATGCTTATTCGGTTAACGGATTGGATGGCCAATGAAGTATCAAAACTTTCTGATGAACAGATCCAGGAAATGCTCCGCAGCGAGCACGGCGGGCTCAATGAAGTTTTTGCCGATGTTTATGATATAACCAAAAATAAAAAATACCTTCAGCTGGCACACCGGTTTTCCCATCAGGCGATCCTGAACCCATTGCTGAACGGTGAAGATAAACTTACGGGAATCCATGCCAATACACAGATCCCGAAAGTGATCGGCTACAAAAGAATTGCCGATCTTGAAGATAATACCTCATGGAATGCCGCTGCCGATTTTTTCTGGCATAACGTAACCGAAAAAAGGTCTTCGGCTATCGGAGGGAACAGCGTGAGCGAGCATTTCAATCCGGTAAACGATTTCAGCAGCATGATCAAAAGTATTGAAGGCCCTGAGACCTGCAATACCTATAATATGCTGAAGCTTACGAAACAGCTTTTCGCCACTTTGCCCAAATCCTATTATATGGATTATTACGAGCGGGCATTGTACAATCATATCCTTTCCACAGAGAATCATGAAAAAGGCGGTTTTGTCTATTTCACGCCGATGCGTCCCGGTCATTACCGGGTATATTCGCAGCCGCAGACCAGCTTCTGGTGCTGTGTAGGATCGGGAATGGAAAACCACGCCAAATACGGCGAAATGATTTATGCACATTCTGATCAGGACCTGTATGTGAATTTATTTATTCCGTCTACCTTACAATGGGCAGAAAAAAAAGTAATGTTGCGTCAGATCAATAATTTTCCTGAAAATCCGGAAACAAAACTGGTTTTTGATCTTACCGGGAATTCGGTACTGAATCTTAAACTCCGGTCTCCGGAATGGGCAACGCCTTCGGAAGTGAAAATCCTGATTAACGGCAAGCTGCAAAGCGTACAGCCTGATGCAGACGGCTATTATACTCTGACGAAAAAATGGAAAAAAGGAGATACGGTGGAAATGAAACTGCCGATGCACCTTACGGCAGAACAGCTGCCGGATCAGTCGGATTATTATGCCTTTAAATATGGTCCTGTTGTTCTTGCTGCTCCTTATGGAAAGGAAAACCAGCAGGGGCTTCTGGCGGATGACAGCCGCGGCGGGCATATCGCGCATGGTCCGCAGATTCCTTTAAATGAAATTCCTGTCATTGAAGGAAATGCCTCGGAAGTCCTGAACCATGTACAGCCGGTAAGCGGCAAAAACCTTTCGTTCAGCATCAACGGGTTATATCCTTCTGAAAAATACACCAAAGGGCTTCAGCTGGTTCCGTTTTATACCATTCAGGAAGAACGGTATATCCTGTACTGGCCGCAGGCAGACCGGGACAAGATACAAGCCGTACAGAAACAAAGAGCGCTGGAAGAAGCAGAAACCCGTAAGCTCGACCAGATTACCATCGATAAGATCCAGCTGGGAGAACAGCAGCCGGAATCCGATCATTTCTTTGAAAGTAAAGATTCCAACACGGGATATATGGAAGACCGGCATTTCCGTGATGCCAAAGGCTGGTTCAGCTACCGTATGAAAAATCCCGGTAAAAACGCAACTTTCCTGTATGTACTGTACTTCGATAATAATGCCGGGCGTATGCTGAATGCTGAAATCAACGGTAAGAAAGTCTTCGCTAAAAAACTCGAAGGCAAAGCCGGAAATTCGCCTCAGTATCTGCTTCTGCCGGTACCGGATTCGGAAAAAAGCAAAGAAAGCCTCACCGTAAAATTCTTTGCGGAGGACCAGGCCATGACCTCGAGGATTATTGAAGTCCGGCTTCTCACCCAAAACTATGAAAAATCCATCAAGTAA
- a CDS encoding NUDIX domain-containing protein produces the protein MEQDYSQYPRHLVAVDCIIFGFDGEHLKILLVKRNFEPQLGEWSLMGGFVGNEETADEAAKRVLQNLTGLENIYLEQLNSYTEIHREPTARIISISYYALIHIEKNLQINENYSFQWFDLQSAPKLIFDHNEMVKDAVLRLRRRASTRPIGFELLPEKFTMKDLQNLYEAIFSETFDKRNFTSKINGMDILVKTDEKDMTSSKKGSFLYRFDEKKYNKKISQGFMFKM, from the coding sequence ATGGAACAGGATTATTCACAGTATCCCAGACATTTGGTTGCGGTAGACTGCATTATCTTCGGATTTGACGGGGAGCATCTTAAAATCCTCCTGGTGAAAAGGAATTTCGAGCCTCAGCTGGGTGAATGGTCCCTGATGGGAGGTTTTGTCGGCAATGAGGAAACGGCTGATGAAGCAGCCAAAAGGGTGCTCCAAAACCTTACCGGCCTTGAAAATATTTATCTGGAACAGCTCAACTCTTATACTGAAATCCACCGGGAACCTACGGCCAGGATTATTTCAATTTCCTACTACGCCCTGATCCATATCGAAAAAAACCTTCAGATCAATGAAAATTACAGTTTCCAATGGTTCGATCTCCAAAGTGCCCCGAAGCTTATTTTCGACCATAATGAAATGGTGAAAGATGCCGTCCTGAGACTGAGAAGGCGGGCATCGACACGGCCCATCGGATTCGAGCTGCTGCCGGAAAAATTTACCATGAAGGATCTTCAGAATCTGTACGAAGCCATTTTCAGTGAAACCTTCGACAAACGGAATTTTACCAGCAAGATCAACGGAATGGACATCTTGGTGAAAACAGATGAAAAAGATATGACGTCATCTAAAAAAGGATCTTTCCTCTACCGTTTCGATGAAAAAAAATACAATAAGAAGATTTCCCAGGGATTTATGTTTAAAATGTAG